A genome region from Triplophysa rosa linkage group LG24, Trosa_1v2, whole genome shotgun sequence includes the following:
- the LOC130547719 gene encoding potassium voltage-gated channel subfamily A member 5 — protein MLNGSDMEIALVSFDKRGDGGGDGETNQNQNSLDHPRSLRTAPNNASLWKINDMNNTTGSTENTVDYYSPHLFDEDVLHVDIDHESNERVLINIAGLRFETQLGTLNQFPDTLLGDPDKRIKYFDPLRNEYFFDRNRPSFDGILYFYQSGGKIRRPVNVSIDVFADEVRFYQLGEDAMDRFREDEGFIKEEEKPLPQNEFQKQVWLIFEYPESSGPARGIAIVSVIVITISIITFCLETLPEFRDERELAVASRAINGTQERPSLTFSDPFFIIETTCVIWFTFELFVRFFACPSKSEFSKTVMNIIDIMSIMPYFITLGTELVEQQGQEHNNGQQAMSLAILRVIRLVRVFRIFKLSRHSKGLQILGKTLQASMRELGLLIFFLFIGVILFSSAVFFAEADEPESHFSSIPDAFWWAVVTMTTVGYGDMRPVTVGGKIVGSLCAIAGVLTIALPVPVIVSNFNYFYHRETDQDQASLRDEPDGGACEEHPALSKPSLGSKDGERDADASAPAEKTDIKANSRMDIKRSLYAFCLDTRETDL, from the coding sequence ATGCTGAATGGCTCGGACATGGAGATAGCTTTGGTGAGTTTTGACAAGAGAGGGGACGGAGGAGGTGATGGAGAAACCAACCAAAACCAAAATTCCCTGGACCATCCGCGCTCGCTTCGAACGGCACCCAACAACGCGAGCCTGTGGAAAATCAACGACATGAACAACACGACGGGCTCCACGGAGAACACGGTGGATTATTACAGTCCCCATCTGTTCGACGAGGACGTCCTCCACGTGGACATCGACCACGAGAGCAACGAGCGAGTTCTCATCAACATCGCCGGACTGAGGTTCGAGACGCAACTGGGCACGCTCAACCAGTTTCCCGACACTCTACTTGGAGATCCCGACAAGAGGATCAAGTATTTCGACCCCCTCAGGAACGAGTATTTCTTCGACCGCAACCGGCCGAGTTTTGACGGGATTCTTTATTTCTACCAGTCGGGCGGCAAGATCCGTCGACCTGTCAACGTGTCGATCGACGTGTTCGCGGACGAGGTCCGCTTTTATCAGCTGGGCGAAGACGCGATGGACCGCTTCCGCGAGGACGAGGGCTTCATCAAAGAGGAGGAGAAGCCGTTGCCTCAAAACGAGTTTCAGAAGCAAGTGTGGCTCATCTTCGAGTACCCCGAAAGCTCGGGTCCCGCCCGCGGCATCGCGATCGTGTCCGTGATCGTCATCACCATATCCATCATCACTTTCTGTCTGGAAACTTTGCCGGAGTTTCGCGACGAGCGCGAGCTGGCCGTGGCGAGCCGCGCGATCAACGGCACGCAGGAGCGCCCGTCGCTCACCTTCAGCGACCCGTTCTTCATCATCGAAACCACGTGCGTGATCTGGTTCACCTTCGAGCTCTTCGTGCGCTTCTTCGCGTGTCCCAGCAAGTCGGAGTTTTCCAAGACCGTCATGAACATAATCGACATCATGTCCATCATGCCCTACTTCATCACGCTGGGCACGGAGCTCGTGGAGCAGCAGGGTCAGGAGCACAACAACGGGCAGCAGGCCATGTCTCTGGCCATCCTGAGGGTCATCCGCCTGGTGCGGGTGTTCCGCATCTTCAAGCTCTCCAGACACTCCAAGGGTCTCCAGATCCTGGGCAAGACCCTGCAGGCGAGCATGCGGGAGCTCGGGCTCCTCATCTTCTTTCTGTTCATCGGGGTCATCTTGTTCTCCAGCGCCGTCTTCTTCGCCGAGGCCGACGAACCCGAGTCGCACTTCTCCAGCATCCCGGATGCCTTCTGGTGGGCTGTGGTCACCATGACGACCGTCGGCTACGGAGACATGAGGCCGGTGACCGTGGGGGGGAAGATCGTGGGCTCCCTCTGCGCCATCGCGGGCGTGCTGACCATCGCGCTCCCGGTGCCCGTCATCGTGTCCAACTTTAACTATTTCTACCACCGGGAAACGGACCAGGACCAAGCGTCTCTCAGGGACGAGCCAGACGGCGGGGCGTGCGAGGAACACCCCGCGCTGAGCAAACCGTCCCTCGGCTCGAAAGACGGAGAACGCGACGCGGACGCGAGCGCGCCCGCGGAGAAGACTGACATCAAAGCAAACAGCAGGATGGACATCAAACGCTCCCTTTACGCATTTTGCTTGGACACAAGAGAAACAGATCTTTAG
- the kcna1b gene encoding potassium voltage-gated channel subfamily A member 1, with the protein MTVVVVGENMDETSSTMQGHPQDSQYSPECCERVVINISGLRFETQLKTLAQFPDTLLGHPKKRMRYFDPLRNEYFFDRNRPSFDAILYYYQSGGRLRRPVNVPLDMFSEEIKFYELGEEAMEKFREDEGFIREEERPLPDNEFQRQVWLLFEHPESSGPARGIAIVSVMVILISIVIFCLETLPELKEDPRGRFQVVGNSTVYYKPNFFTDPFFIVETLCIIWFSFELIVRFFACPSKAAFFKNMMNTIDVVSIIPYFITLGTEMAEDPEDAREVKGSGDQATSLAILRVIRLVRVFRIFKLSRHSKGLQILGQTLKASMRELGLLIFFLFIGVILFSSAVYFAEAEEKDSFFTSIPDAFWWAVVSMTTVGYGDMYPVTIGGKIVGSLCAIAGVLTIALPVPVIVSNFNYFYHRETEGEEQAQLLTVSNPNIASDSNSSRRSSSGVSKSEYMEIDEDLNNSIDNFREANLRTGNCTVSNQNCVNMGKRLTDV; encoded by the coding sequence ATGACTGTGGTGGTGGTTGGAGAGAACATGGACGAGACCTCCTCCACGATGCAGGGGCATCCGCAGGACTCGCAGTATTCCCCCGAGTGCTGTGAGCGGGTGGTCATTAACATCTCAGGGCTGCGCTTCGAAACACAACTCAAGACTCTGGCCCAGTTCCCAGACACTCTGCTGGGCCACCCCAAGAAAAGGATGCGCTACTTTGACCCTTTACGAAACGAGTACTTCTTTGACAGAAACCGTCCCAGTTTCGACGCCATCCTGTACTACTATCAGTCCGGGGGGAGGTTGAGAAGACCCGTCAACGTTCCCTTGGACATGTTCTCGGAGGAGATCAAATTTTACGAGCTCGGAGAAGAGGCCATGGAAAAATTCAGAGAGGACGAGGGCTTCATTCGCGAGGAGGAGCGTCCTCTGCCGGATAATGAATTTCAGAGACAGGTTTGGCTGCTGTTCGAGCATCCCGAGAGTTCTGGGCCTGCCAGAGGGATTGCAATAGTGTCCGTCATGGTCATCCTCATTTCCATTGTCATATTTTGTTTGGAGACTTTACCAGAGCTGAAAGAAGATCCGCGGGGGCGGTTCCAAGTGGTGGGCAACAGCACGGTTTATTACAAACCCAACTTCTTTACCGACCCTTTCTTTATCGTAGAGACGCTCTGCATCATCTGGTTTTCTTTTGAGTTGATTGTTCGCTTTTTCGCTTGCCCAAGTAAAGCAGCCTTCTTCAAGAACATGATGAACACGATTGACGTGGTGTCCATTATTCCGTATTTCATAACGCTTGGAACAGAGATGGCAGAAGACCCTGAGGATGCAAGGGAGGTCAAGGGCAGTGGAGATCAGGCAACGTCTTTGGCCATTCTCAGGGTTATCCGCCTGGTCAGGGTGTTTCGGATATTCAAGCTCTCCAGACACTCAAAAGGACTTCAGATCTTGGGTCAGACTCTAAAGGCCAGCATGCGAGAGCTCGGCCTCTTGATCTTCTTTCTGTTCATCGGCGTAATCTTGTTTTCTAGCGCGGTGTACTTCGCTGAGGCCGAAGAGAAAGATTCCTTCTTCACGAGTATCCCGGATGCTTTCTGGTGGGCAGTGGTTTCGATGACCACCGTAGGGTATGGGGACATGTACCCTGTCACTATAGGGGGAAAGATAGTGGGCTCTCTGTGCGCCATCGCAGGAGTGCTTACCATCGCTCTGCCCGTGCCTGTGATCGTGTCCAACTTTAACTATTTCTACCACCGAGAAACTGAAGGTGAAGAACAGGCCCAGCTCCTCACTGTGAGCAATCCGAACATCGCGTCCGACTCCAACTCCAGTCGACGCAGCTCGTCTGGCGTCAGCAAGTCGGAATACATGGAAATAGACGAGGATCTCAATAACAGCATTGACAATTTTAGAGAGGCCAACCTGCGAACGGGGAACTGCACGGTCTCCAATCAGAACTGCGTCAACATGGGAAAGCGTCTTACGGATGTTTAG